From a single Anabas testudineus chromosome 5, fAnaTes1.2, whole genome shotgun sequence genomic region:
- the phf20a gene encoding PHD finger protein 20 isoform X4, with the protein MSKTPPNRRGITFEVGAQLEARDSLKNWYAANIEKIDYEDEKVLIHYRQWSHRYDEWFDWTSPYLRPVQRVQLRRQGLQDDASVPGFHVNDKVLASWSDCRFYPAKVISVNKDASYTVKFYDGVIQTVKGIHVKPFIKERGGGGKSRSSERNMVRRAPNRRDRRLQENGGPKNKRARRSTSEQEDESNSEDDEREEGMVNEKNRKTSSELEVAPTIKQEERISEHADQNKSRDAEKVTGLTNGIKMDEDNKQHNNMCHINGEVKKEEIEMEQSETKPYAESPKPYTELTTHTSVRMEQVSVTMTTTESNGDVEQKPSVQSEISQPADVPPPQPVKPVRKQGFHNPNRFSREPLYRVIKNQPPPVLSINLDHNPFKCSAPGCTKSFRKAKLLHYHMKYYHGEEQPLEENRSPTRSIQTRASEKQATATGLDGPKRRRTISASMHSVGSAAAPRGEVKTAGRRTSAPPAVNTQGHQQRALLREKSKENQLDRNGCQQQDKDSDKSGFDPGSVKDKLKEKPRQKDFLRIKLKKKKKKKKKAKSDEDSISDWSTDSCGWSDDDFGVDLDVTTPPLSVDSGAVDTSDQEIVRCICEVEEENDFMIQCEDCLCWQHGTCMGLLEENVPVRYTCYICREPPGQRQSLRYWYDREWLINGHMYGLSFLEENYSHQNAKKITTTHQLLGDVHHVVEILSGLQLKMNVLQSNAHHDLQLWRQPWKHLERSRTSSDSSRGSDAAPSPVTPDEDMSRGEILMSNALEKLSRAATAATSSLSCSSSPFPSFQDSYITSEHCYQKPRAYYPAVEQRLVVETRQGSELEDSMRSTEELLEREQRYGSLLETDKPKLTGTTNKASLGGSLCQVEVKEDTGREPGQAADNSRQHQQWQINLLDHIDAVQDEVSHRMDFIERELDVLESWLDYTGELEPPEPLARLPQLKHRMKRLLTQLSKVQQIALYSST; encoded by the exons ATGAGTAAGACGCCCCCTAACAGAAGAGGGATAACATTTGAGGTGGGAGCTCAGCTTGAGGCGAGAGACAGCCTCAAAAACTG GTATGCTGCCAACATAGAAAAGATTGACTACGAAGATGAGAAAGTACTAATTCATTACCGCCAGTGGAGCCACCGTTACGACGAGTGGTTTGATTGGACAAGTCCCTACCTAAGACCTGTACAGAGGGTCCAACTCAGGCGGCAGGGCCTGCAGGACGACGCTTCTGTACCt GGCTTTCACGTGAATGACAAGGTCCTGGCCAGCTGGTCTGACTGCCGTTTCTACCCCGCTAAGGTCATTTCAGTCAATAAAGATG CATCCTACACTGTGAAGTTTTATGATGGCGTTATCCAGACAGTGAAGGGAATACACGTGAAGCCTTTTATTAAAGAG AGAGGTGGTGGAGGAAAGTCTCGGTCAAGTGAAAGGAACATGGTCAGGAGGGCACCCAACCGTAGAGACAGGAGGCTTCAGGAGAATGGGGGTCCCAAAAACAAACGAGCGAGGCGCAGCACTTCTGAGCAGGAAGATGAAAGCAACAGTGAGGACGACGAGCGGGAAGAAGGAATGGTAAATGAGAAGAACAGGAAAACAAGTAGTGAGTTAGAGGTCGCACCCACtataaaacaggaagagagaataTCAGAGCACGCAGACCAGAACAAGTCCAGAGATGCAGAAAAGGTGACAGGACTCACAAATGGAATTAAGATGGACGAAGACAACAAGCAACATAATAACATGTGTCATATAAATGGAGAGGTGAAGAAGGAAGAGATAGAAATGGAACAGAGTGAAACAAAGCCATATGCAGAGTCACCCAAGCCATACACAGAGTTAACCACTCACACGTCCGTACGGATGGAGCAGGTGTCTGTCACTATGACAACCACAGAATCCAATGGAGATGTCGAGCAGAAGCCAAGCGTCCAGTCAGAAATCTCTCAGCCTGCAGACGTGCCGCCTCCTCAGCCTGTGAAAC CTGTACGGAAGCAGGGTTTTCATAACCCCAACAGATTCAGCCGAGAACCAT TGTACCGAGTTATCAAAAACCAGCCCCCGCCAGTATTGTCCATCAACCTCGACCACAACCCCTTTAAGTGCAGCGCTCCTGGCTGCACAAAGTCATTCCGTAAGGCCAAGCTGCTCCACTACCATATGAAATATTATCATGGTGAGGAGCAGCCTTTGGAAGAAAACCGCAGTCCCACCAGGAGCATCCAGACCAGGGCCTCTGAAAAACAAGCTACTGCCACGGGTTTGGATGGTCCAAAGAGACGGCGCACCATCTCTGCCTCTATGC ACTCTGTTGgatctgcagcagctcctcgtGGCGAGGTGAAGACTGCAGGGAGACGCACATCAGCCCCACCTGCAGTCAACACCCAGGGCCATCAGCAGAGGGCATtgctgagagagaagagcaAGGAGAACCAGCTGGATAGGAACGGATGCCAGCAGCAGGACAAGGACTCGGACAAGAGTGGCTTTGACCCTG GTTCAGTAAAggacaaactgaaagaaaagcCAAGACAGAAGGACTTCCTCCGCATCaaactaaagaagaagaagaagaagaaaaagaaggccAAGTCAG ATGAGGACAGCATCAGTGACTGGTCCACTGACAGCTGTGGGTGGAGTGATGATGATTTTGGGGTGGATTTGGATGTCACCACACCTCCTCTGAGCGTGGATTCCGGCGCGGTGGACACCAGTGATCAAGAGATTGTACGATGTATCTgtgaggtggaggaagagaatGACTTCATGATCCAG TGTGAAGATTGTTTGTGCTGGCAGCACGGCACCTGCATGGGGCTGCTGGAAGAAAATGTCCCAGTCAGATACACCTGCTACATCTGCCGAGAACCACCAG GTCAGAGACAGAGTCTGCGCTACTGGTATGATCGTGAGTGGTTGATCAACGGTCACATGTACGGCCTCTCCTTCCTGGAAGAGAACTACTCTCACCAAAATGCCAAGAAGATCACCACCACTCACCAGCTGCTGGGAGATGTGCACCACGTGGTGGAGATCCTCAGTGGACTGCAGCTTAAGATGAATGTCTTACA GAGCAACGCCCATCATGACTTGCAGCTGTGGAGGCAGCCCTGGAAGCATTTGGAGAGGTCACGGACCAGCTCTGATTCGAGTCGTGGCAGTGATGCAGCTCCATCTCCTGTGACGCCAGATGAGGACATGAGCCGTGGAGAGATTTTAATGTCAAACGCTCTAGAGAAGCTGAGCCGGGCTGCTACAGCTGCGACCTCCTCTTTATCTTGCTCCTCCTCACCCTTCCCATCTTTCCAAGACTCATACATTACCAGTGAACACTGCTACCAGAAACCACGGGCATATTACCCGGCAGTGGAGCAGAGGCTGGTGGTGGAGACCCGACAGGGCTCAGAGCTGGAAGACAGCATGAGAAGCACTGAGGAACTTCTGGAGCGGGAGCAGCGCTATGGGAGCTTGTTGGagacagacaaaccaaaatTAACAGGCACAACTAACAAG GCTTCGTTGGGTGGCTCGTTGTGCCAGGTTGAGGTGAAGGAAGATACTGGAAGAGAACCGGGACAGGCTGCAGATAACAGCAGACAGCATCAGCAGTGGCAGATCAACCTGCTGGATCACATAGATGCCGTCCAGGACGAGGTGTCACACAGGATGGACTTCATTGAGAGGGAGTTGGATG TGCTGGAGAGCTGGTTGGACTACACTGGAGAACTGGAACCTCCTGAACCTCTGGCCCGTTTGCCTCAGCTCAAACACCGCATGAAACGGCTGCTGACACAGCTGAGCAAGGTGCAGCAGATCGCCCTGTACAGCTCCACATGA
- the phf20a gene encoding PHD finger protein 20 isoform X2: MSKTPPNRRGITFEVGAQLEARDSLKNWYAANIEKIDYEDEKVLIHYRQWSHRYDEWFDWTSPYLRPVQRVQLRRQGLQDDASVPGFHVNDKVLASWSDCRFYPAKVISVNKDASYTVKFYDGVIQTVKGIHVKPFIKERGGGGKSRSSERNMVRRAPNRRDRRLQENGGPKNKRARRSTSEQEDESNSEDDEREEGMVNEKNRKTSSELEVAPTIKQEERISEHADQNKSRDAEKVTGLTNGIKMDEDNKQHNNMCHINGEVKKEEIEMEQSETKPYAESPKPYTELTTHTSVRMEQVSVTMTTTESNGDVEQKPSVQSEISQPADVPPPQPVKPVRKQGFHNPNRFSREPLYRVIKNQPPPVLSINLDHNPFKCSAPGCTKSFRKAKLLHYHMKYYHGEEQPLEENRSPTRSIQTRASEKQATATGLDGPKRRRTISASMHSVGSAAAPRGEVKTAGRRTSAPPAVNTQGHQQRALLREKSKENQLDRNGCQQQDKDSDKSGFDPGSVKDKLKEKPRQKDFLRIKLKKKKKKKKKAKSDYTGSEENIDISVLGLQSKLNLPLKPPLSHNHKPEAYTSRPGYSYSEQIHVDDEDSISDWSTDSCGWSDDDFGVDLDVTTPPLSVDSGAVDTSDQEIVRCICEVEEENDFMIQCEDCLCWQHGTCMGLLEENVPVRYTCYICREPPGQRQSLRYWYDREWLINGHMYGLSFLEENYSHQNAKKITTTHQLLGDVHHVVEILSGLQLKMNVLQSNAHHDLQLWRQPWKHLERSRTSSDSSRGSDAAPSPVTPDEDMSRGEILMSNALEKLSRAATAATSSLSCSSSPFPSFQDSYITSEHCYQKPRAYYPAVEQRLVVETRQGSELEDSMRSTEELLEREQRYGSLLETDKPKLTGTTNKASLGGSLCQVEVKEDTGREPGQAADNSRQHQQWQINLLDHIDAVQDEVSHRMDFIERELDVLESWLDYTGELEPPEPLARLPQLKHRMKRLLTQLSKVQQIALYSST; the protein is encoded by the exons ATGAGTAAGACGCCCCCTAACAGAAGAGGGATAACATTTGAGGTGGGAGCTCAGCTTGAGGCGAGAGACAGCCTCAAAAACTG GTATGCTGCCAACATAGAAAAGATTGACTACGAAGATGAGAAAGTACTAATTCATTACCGCCAGTGGAGCCACCGTTACGACGAGTGGTTTGATTGGACAAGTCCCTACCTAAGACCTGTACAGAGGGTCCAACTCAGGCGGCAGGGCCTGCAGGACGACGCTTCTGTACCt GGCTTTCACGTGAATGACAAGGTCCTGGCCAGCTGGTCTGACTGCCGTTTCTACCCCGCTAAGGTCATTTCAGTCAATAAAGATG CATCCTACACTGTGAAGTTTTATGATGGCGTTATCCAGACAGTGAAGGGAATACACGTGAAGCCTTTTATTAAAGAG AGAGGTGGTGGAGGAAAGTCTCGGTCAAGTGAAAGGAACATGGTCAGGAGGGCACCCAACCGTAGAGACAGGAGGCTTCAGGAGAATGGGGGTCCCAAAAACAAACGAGCGAGGCGCAGCACTTCTGAGCAGGAAGATGAAAGCAACAGTGAGGACGACGAGCGGGAAGAAGGAATGGTAAATGAGAAGAACAGGAAAACAAGTAGTGAGTTAGAGGTCGCACCCACtataaaacaggaagagagaataTCAGAGCACGCAGACCAGAACAAGTCCAGAGATGCAGAAAAGGTGACAGGACTCACAAATGGAATTAAGATGGACGAAGACAACAAGCAACATAATAACATGTGTCATATAAATGGAGAGGTGAAGAAGGAAGAGATAGAAATGGAACAGAGTGAAACAAAGCCATATGCAGAGTCACCCAAGCCATACACAGAGTTAACCACTCACACGTCCGTACGGATGGAGCAGGTGTCTGTCACTATGACAACCACAGAATCCAATGGAGATGTCGAGCAGAAGCCAAGCGTCCAGTCAGAAATCTCTCAGCCTGCAGACGTGCCGCCTCCTCAGCCTGTGAAAC CTGTACGGAAGCAGGGTTTTCATAACCCCAACAGATTCAGCCGAGAACCAT TGTACCGAGTTATCAAAAACCAGCCCCCGCCAGTATTGTCCATCAACCTCGACCACAACCCCTTTAAGTGCAGCGCTCCTGGCTGCACAAAGTCATTCCGTAAGGCCAAGCTGCTCCACTACCATATGAAATATTATCATGGTGAGGAGCAGCCTTTGGAAGAAAACCGCAGTCCCACCAGGAGCATCCAGACCAGGGCCTCTGAAAAACAAGCTACTGCCACGGGTTTGGATGGTCCAAAGAGACGGCGCACCATCTCTGCCTCTATGC ACTCTGTTGgatctgcagcagctcctcgtGGCGAGGTGAAGACTGCAGGGAGACGCACATCAGCCCCACCTGCAGTCAACACCCAGGGCCATCAGCAGAGGGCATtgctgagagagaagagcaAGGAGAACCAGCTGGATAGGAACGGATGCCAGCAGCAGGACAAGGACTCGGACAAGAGTGGCTTTGACCCTG GTTCAGTAAAggacaaactgaaagaaaagcCAAGACAGAAGGACTTCCTCCGCATCaaactaaagaagaagaagaagaagaaaaagaaggccAAGTCAG ACTACACAGGTAGTGAGGAGAATATTGACATCTCTGTATTGGGTCTTCAGTCCAAATTGAATTTGCCACTCAAACCCCCCCTCTCACACAATCACAAGCCTGAGGCCTACACCAGCAGGCCTGGATACAGCTACTCAGAGCAGATACATGTGGATG ATGAGGACAGCATCAGTGACTGGTCCACTGACAGCTGTGGGTGGAGTGATGATGATTTTGGGGTGGATTTGGATGTCACCACACCTCCTCTGAGCGTGGATTCCGGCGCGGTGGACACCAGTGATCAAGAGATTGTACGATGTATCTgtgaggtggaggaagagaatGACTTCATGATCCAG TGTGAAGATTGTTTGTGCTGGCAGCACGGCACCTGCATGGGGCTGCTGGAAGAAAATGTCCCAGTCAGATACACCTGCTACATCTGCCGAGAACCACCAG GTCAGAGACAGAGTCTGCGCTACTGGTATGATCGTGAGTGGTTGATCAACGGTCACATGTACGGCCTCTCCTTCCTGGAAGAGAACTACTCTCACCAAAATGCCAAGAAGATCACCACCACTCACCAGCTGCTGGGAGATGTGCACCACGTGGTGGAGATCCTCAGTGGACTGCAGCTTAAGATGAATGTCTTACA GAGCAACGCCCATCATGACTTGCAGCTGTGGAGGCAGCCCTGGAAGCATTTGGAGAGGTCACGGACCAGCTCTGATTCGAGTCGTGGCAGTGATGCAGCTCCATCTCCTGTGACGCCAGATGAGGACATGAGCCGTGGAGAGATTTTAATGTCAAACGCTCTAGAGAAGCTGAGCCGGGCTGCTACAGCTGCGACCTCCTCTTTATCTTGCTCCTCCTCACCCTTCCCATCTTTCCAAGACTCATACATTACCAGTGAACACTGCTACCAGAAACCACGGGCATATTACCCGGCAGTGGAGCAGAGGCTGGTGGTGGAGACCCGACAGGGCTCAGAGCTGGAAGACAGCATGAGAAGCACTGAGGAACTTCTGGAGCGGGAGCAGCGCTATGGGAGCTTGTTGGagacagacaaaccaaaatTAACAGGCACAACTAACAAG GCTTCGTTGGGTGGCTCGTTGTGCCAGGTTGAGGTGAAGGAAGATACTGGAAGAGAACCGGGACAGGCTGCAGATAACAGCAGACAGCATCAGCAGTGGCAGATCAACCTGCTGGATCACATAGATGCCGTCCAGGACGAGGTGTCACACAGGATGGACTTCATTGAGAGGGAGTTGGATG TGCTGGAGAGCTGGTTGGACTACACTGGAGAACTGGAACCTCCTGAACCTCTGGCCCGTTTGCCTCAGCTCAAACACCGCATGAAACGGCTGCTGACACAGCTGAGCAAGGTGCAGCAGATCGCCCTGTACAGCTCCACATGA
- the phf20a gene encoding PHD finger protein 20 isoform X3, with the protein MSKTPPNRRGITFEVGAQLEARDSLKNWYAANIEKIDYEDEKVLIHYRQWSHRYDEWFDWTSPYLRPVQRVQLRRQGLQDDASVPNVQDLRSLSFLQGFHVNDKVLASWSDCRFYPAKVISVNKDASYTVKFYDGVIQTVKGIHVKPFIKERGGGGKSRSSERNMVRRAPNRRDRRLQENGGPKNKRARRSTSEQEDESNSEDDEREEGMVNEKNRKTSSELEVAPTIKQEERISEHADQNKSRDAEKVTGLTNGIKMDEDNKQHNNMCHINGEVKKEEIEMEQSETKPYAESPKPYTELTTHTSVRMEQVSVTMTTTESNGDVEQKPSVQSEISQPADVPPPQPVKPVRKQGFHNPNRFSREPLYRVIKNQPPPVLSINLDHNPFKCSAPGCTKSFRKAKLLHYHMKYYHGEEQPLEENRSPTRSIQTRASEKQATATGLDGPKRRRTISASMHSVGSAAAPRGEVKTAGRRTSAPPAVNTQGHQQRALLREKSKENQLDRNGCQQQDKDSDKSGFDPGSVKDKLKEKPRQKDFLRIKLKKKKKKKKKAKSDEDSISDWSTDSCGWSDDDFGVDLDVTTPPLSVDSGAVDTSDQEIVRCICEVEEENDFMIQCEDCLCWQHGTCMGLLEENVPVRYTCYICREPPGQRQSLRYWYDREWLINGHMYGLSFLEENYSHQNAKKITTTHQLLGDVHHVVEILSGLQLKMNVLQSNAHHDLQLWRQPWKHLERSRTSSDSSRGSDAAPSPVTPDEDMSRGEILMSNALEKLSRAATAATSSLSCSSSPFPSFQDSYITSEHCYQKPRAYYPAVEQRLVVETRQGSELEDSMRSTEELLEREQRYGSLLETDKPKLTGTTNKASLGGSLCQVEVKEDTGREPGQAADNSRQHQQWQINLLDHIDAVQDEVSHRMDFIERELDVLESWLDYTGELEPPEPLARLPQLKHRMKRLLTQLSKVQQIALYSST; encoded by the exons ATGAGTAAGACGCCCCCTAACAGAAGAGGGATAACATTTGAGGTGGGAGCTCAGCTTGAGGCGAGAGACAGCCTCAAAAACTG GTATGCTGCCAACATAGAAAAGATTGACTACGAAGATGAGAAAGTACTAATTCATTACCGCCAGTGGAGCCACCGTTACGACGAGTGGTTTGATTGGACAAGTCCCTACCTAAGACCTGTACAGAGGGTCCAACTCAGGCGGCAGGGCCTGCAGGACGACGCTTCTGTACCt AATGTCCAAGATCTACGGTCTCTGTCCTTCCTCCAGGGCTTTCACGTGAATGACAAGGTCCTGGCCAGCTGGTCTGACTGCCGTTTCTACCCCGCTAAGGTCATTTCAGTCAATAAAGATG CATCCTACACTGTGAAGTTTTATGATGGCGTTATCCAGACAGTGAAGGGAATACACGTGAAGCCTTTTATTAAAGAG AGAGGTGGTGGAGGAAAGTCTCGGTCAAGTGAAAGGAACATGGTCAGGAGGGCACCCAACCGTAGAGACAGGAGGCTTCAGGAGAATGGGGGTCCCAAAAACAAACGAGCGAGGCGCAGCACTTCTGAGCAGGAAGATGAAAGCAACAGTGAGGACGACGAGCGGGAAGAAGGAATGGTAAATGAGAAGAACAGGAAAACAAGTAGTGAGTTAGAGGTCGCACCCACtataaaacaggaagagagaataTCAGAGCACGCAGACCAGAACAAGTCCAGAGATGCAGAAAAGGTGACAGGACTCACAAATGGAATTAAGATGGACGAAGACAACAAGCAACATAATAACATGTGTCATATAAATGGAGAGGTGAAGAAGGAAGAGATAGAAATGGAACAGAGTGAAACAAAGCCATATGCAGAGTCACCCAAGCCATACACAGAGTTAACCACTCACACGTCCGTACGGATGGAGCAGGTGTCTGTCACTATGACAACCACAGAATCCAATGGAGATGTCGAGCAGAAGCCAAGCGTCCAGTCAGAAATCTCTCAGCCTGCAGACGTGCCGCCTCCTCAGCCTGTGAAAC CTGTACGGAAGCAGGGTTTTCATAACCCCAACAGATTCAGCCGAGAACCAT TGTACCGAGTTATCAAAAACCAGCCCCCGCCAGTATTGTCCATCAACCTCGACCACAACCCCTTTAAGTGCAGCGCTCCTGGCTGCACAAAGTCATTCCGTAAGGCCAAGCTGCTCCACTACCATATGAAATATTATCATGGTGAGGAGCAGCCTTTGGAAGAAAACCGCAGTCCCACCAGGAGCATCCAGACCAGGGCCTCTGAAAAACAAGCTACTGCCACGGGTTTGGATGGTCCAAAGAGACGGCGCACCATCTCTGCCTCTATGC ACTCTGTTGgatctgcagcagctcctcgtGGCGAGGTGAAGACTGCAGGGAGACGCACATCAGCCCCACCTGCAGTCAACACCCAGGGCCATCAGCAGAGGGCATtgctgagagagaagagcaAGGAGAACCAGCTGGATAGGAACGGATGCCAGCAGCAGGACAAGGACTCGGACAAGAGTGGCTTTGACCCTG GTTCAGTAAAggacaaactgaaagaaaagcCAAGACAGAAGGACTTCCTCCGCATCaaactaaagaagaagaagaagaagaaaaagaaggccAAGTCAG ATGAGGACAGCATCAGTGACTGGTCCACTGACAGCTGTGGGTGGAGTGATGATGATTTTGGGGTGGATTTGGATGTCACCACACCTCCTCTGAGCGTGGATTCCGGCGCGGTGGACACCAGTGATCAAGAGATTGTACGATGTATCTgtgaggtggaggaagagaatGACTTCATGATCCAG TGTGAAGATTGTTTGTGCTGGCAGCACGGCACCTGCATGGGGCTGCTGGAAGAAAATGTCCCAGTCAGATACACCTGCTACATCTGCCGAGAACCACCAG GTCAGAGACAGAGTCTGCGCTACTGGTATGATCGTGAGTGGTTGATCAACGGTCACATGTACGGCCTCTCCTTCCTGGAAGAGAACTACTCTCACCAAAATGCCAAGAAGATCACCACCACTCACCAGCTGCTGGGAGATGTGCACCACGTGGTGGAGATCCTCAGTGGACTGCAGCTTAAGATGAATGTCTTACA GAGCAACGCCCATCATGACTTGCAGCTGTGGAGGCAGCCCTGGAAGCATTTGGAGAGGTCACGGACCAGCTCTGATTCGAGTCGTGGCAGTGATGCAGCTCCATCTCCTGTGACGCCAGATGAGGACATGAGCCGTGGAGAGATTTTAATGTCAAACGCTCTAGAGAAGCTGAGCCGGGCTGCTACAGCTGCGACCTCCTCTTTATCTTGCTCCTCCTCACCCTTCCCATCTTTCCAAGACTCATACATTACCAGTGAACACTGCTACCAGAAACCACGGGCATATTACCCGGCAGTGGAGCAGAGGCTGGTGGTGGAGACCCGACAGGGCTCAGAGCTGGAAGACAGCATGAGAAGCACTGAGGAACTTCTGGAGCGGGAGCAGCGCTATGGGAGCTTGTTGGagacagacaaaccaaaatTAACAGGCACAACTAACAAG GCTTCGTTGGGTGGCTCGTTGTGCCAGGTTGAGGTGAAGGAAGATACTGGAAGAGAACCGGGACAGGCTGCAGATAACAGCAGACAGCATCAGCAGTGGCAGATCAACCTGCTGGATCACATAGATGCCGTCCAGGACGAGGTGTCACACAGGATGGACTTCATTGAGAGGGAGTTGGATG TGCTGGAGAGCTGGTTGGACTACACTGGAGAACTGGAACCTCCTGAACCTCTGGCCCGTTTGCCTCAGCTCAAACACCGCATGAAACGGCTGCTGACACAGCTGAGCAAGGTGCAGCAGATCGCCCTGTACAGCTCCACATGA